One genomic region from Marmota flaviventris isolate mMarFla1 chromosome 6, mMarFla1.hap1, whole genome shotgun sequence encodes:
- the Cyp21a2 gene encoding steroid 21-hydroxylase — protein sequence MLFLGLLLLLTLLAGSRLLWGQRKLRGFHLPPRAPGFLHFLQPNLPIYLLSLTRKLGPIYRLRLGLQDVVVLNSTRAIEEAMVRKWVDFAGRPRVPSYKLVSHNYPDLSLGDYSLLWKAHKKLARSALLLGVRESMESLLKQLTQEFCEHLRVQASAPLAIHKEFSFFACNIICCLTFGKKDDTLGHAIYNCVQDVMKAWNHWSVQILDLVPFLKFFPNPGVWKLKKIMEKRDKIVEQQLRQHKESLVTGQWRDMIDYMLQELGRPREDSGSGQLLEGHVHMAVVDLFIGGTETTATTLSWAVAFLLHHPEVQHRLQKELDLQLGPGASSSQVLYKDRMRLPLLNATISEVLRLRPVVPLALPHRTIRPSSILGYDIPEDTVIIPNLQGANLDEMVWERPQEFWPDRFLKPGKNPKVTSFGCGARVCLGEPLARVELFMVLAHLLQAFTLLPEGALPSLQPQPYSGVNLLMQPFQVRLQPRDLGAPGHDQCQ from the exons TGGGCTGTTGTTGCTGCTGACACTATTGGCTGGCAGCCGCCTGCTGTGGGGCCAGAGGAAACTCAGGGGCTTCCACCTCCCTCCTCGTGCCCCAGGCTTCCTGCACTTTCTGCAACCCAACCTCCCCATCTATCTGCTCAGCCTCACTCGGAAACTTGGGCCCATCTACAGGCTCCGCTTGGGGCTTCAGG ATGTCGTGGTGCTGAACTCCACCAGGGCCATCGAGGAAGCCATGGTCAGAAAGTGGGTGGACTTTGCTGGCAGACCCCGAGTACCATCCT ACAAGCTGGTGTCTCACAACTATCCAGACCTGTCACTAGGGGACTACTCCCTGCTCTGGAAGGCCCATAAGAAACTTGCCCGCTCAGCCCTGCTACTGGGTGTCCGTGAATCCATGGAGTCCCTGCTGAAGCAGCTGACTCAGGAGTTCTGTGAG CACCTCAGAGTCCAGGCCAGTGCCCCCCTAGCCATCCAcaaggaattttctttctttgcctgtAACATCATCTGCTGCCTCACCTTTGGAAAAAAG GATGACACCCTGGGACATGCCATTTATAATTGTGTTCAGGATGTCATGAAAGCTTGGAACCACTGGTCTGTCCAAATTTTGGACTTGGTTCCCTTCCTCAAG TTCTTCCCCAACCCAGGGGTCTGGAAGCTGAAGAAGATCATGGAAAAAAGGGACAAAATTGTAGAGCAGCAGCTGAGGCAACACAAG GAAAGTTTGGTGACAGGCCAGTGGAGAGATATGATAGACTACATGCTCCAAGAGCTGGGGCGGCCGAGAGAGGACAGTGGTTCTGGACAGCTCCTTGAAGGGCACGTGCACATGGCCGTGGTGGACCTTTTCATCGGTGGCACTGAGACCACAGCGACCACCCTCTCCTGGGCTGTGGCTTTCTTGCTTCACCACCCTGAG GTTCAGCATCGACTGCAGAAGGAGCTGGACCTCCAACTGGGGCCCGGGGCTTCAAGCTCCCAGGTCCTATATAAGGACCGAATGCGACTGCCCTTGCTCAATGCCACCATCTCAGAGGTGTTACGCCTTCGGCCTGTGGTGCCCTTGGCCTTACCCCACCGCACCATCCGGCCCAGCAG CATCCTTGGCTATGACATTCCTGAGGATACAGTCATCATCCCTAACCTCCAAGGTGCCAACCTTGACGAGATGGTCTGGGAGCGGCCACAGGAGTTTTGGCCTG ACCGATTCCTGAAGCCTGGCAAGAACCCCAAAGTGACATCCTTTGGCTGTGGGGCACGCGTGTGCCTAGGAGAACCGCTGGCGCGTGTGGAACTCTTCATGGTGCTGGCCCACCTGCTCCAGGCCTTCACGCTGCTGCCTGAGGGTGCCCTGCCCtctctgcagccccagccctacagtGGTGTAAACCTCCTGATGCAGCCTTTCCAGGTGCGGCTGCAGCCCCGGGACCTGGGGGCCCCAGGGCATGACCAGTGCCAGTGA